In one window of Leifsonia sp. Root112D2 DNA:
- a CDS encoding VOC family protein, with protein sequence MFTPVHAFSGFSVDDIAAAQTFYGETLGLTIAGNEMGALQLTLPGGAEVFIYPKPNHEPASFTVLNLVVDDIDSAVDELNAAGVKTDIYDDPNMPTDAKGILRGRAAQRGPDIAWFTDPAGNVLSVLTA encoded by the coding sequence ATGTTCACCCCAGTCCATGCATTCAGCGGATTCAGCGTCGACGACATCGCTGCCGCGCAGACCTTCTACGGTGAAACGCTCGGTCTCACCATTGCCGGGAATGAGATGGGGGCGCTGCAGCTCACCTTGCCCGGTGGTGCCGAAGTCTTCATCTATCCGAAGCCCAATCATGAGCCTGCCTCGTTCACCGTGCTCAATCTTGTTGTCGACGACATCGATTCGGCGGTCGACGAGCTCAACGCGGCCGGGGTGAAGACCGATATCTACGATGATCCGAACATGCCGACGGACGCAAAGGGTATTCTGCGTGGTCGAGCGGCACAGCGCGGCCCCGATATCGCCTGGTTCACCGATCCTGCGGGCAACGTGCTCTCCGTGCTCACCGCCTGA